The genomic segment ATACCAGGACGCTGGCGTTAAAGGCATATCTGTCTGGCGGGATGCAACAACGGGTCGTACGCCGACTGTCTTACGTCGGCAGATTGCAGACCATGGCCTTCAAACAGTGTCGTATGTGCGGGGTGGATTCTTTCCTTCAACGTCTGCCCAAAAGCGGCAGCAAGCAATTGAGGAAAACAAGCGCATCATTGACGAAGCAGCGGCGCTAGGCGCCCCCCTGGTGGTCATGGTCTGCGGTGCTGATCCTGAGCAATCACTACAAGCGTCGGTTGCGCAAATTGAAGAAGGCATGACCCGGCTCCTGCCCCATGCAGCCGCAGCGGGTGTAAAATTGGGTATCGAGCCATTACATCCACAATATGCTGACACACGCTCTGCCATTGTAACGCTGGGCCAGGCCAACCAAATGGCGGCGCGATTAAACCACCCGG from the Bacteroidota bacterium genome contains:
- a CDS encoding sugar phosphate isomerase/epimerase family protein, with product MRSRLCIHTITTKPWQIEKALTAYQDAGVKGISVWRDATTGRTPTVLRRQIADHGLQTVSYVRGGFFPSTSAQKRQQAIEENKRIIDEAAALGAPLVVMVCGADPEQSLQASVAQIEEGMTRLLPHAAAAGVKLGIEPLHPQYADTRSAIVTLGQANQMAARLNHPAAGVVLDVYHVWWDPDLDHEIERCVAADNLFAFHVCDWRVPTRDALNDRALMGAGCIDIKRIRRKLDTLGYTGFIEVEIFSTAYWELDQAVYLSQIVAAYEQHV